The following coding sequences lie in one Rutidosis leptorrhynchoides isolate AG116_Rl617_1_P2 chromosome 4, CSIRO_AGI_Rlap_v1, whole genome shotgun sequence genomic window:
- the LOC139841494 gene encoding F-box/kelch-repeat protein At3g06240-like: protein MAVTFLPDEIIINILARLPANSLVRFRCVSKYWHCMLMEPYFMNLRSRKGIILPINKEYLHFIDVDNNNYTTFKRRYPLEYSTGARVIGSFNGLVLMVTLNEYFTLNAFVLYNPFTGEFKKLLDPPTQIISCKSGFGFGYGGTTPTEDLKIVKFTSCRDICEVYDFKTNSWSSQSSKKYDINCITFAYPVGTFSNGNLYWIRSEHVLLAFGVKDMVLSEIVLPRGSNFIGDIGTINGCLCALKMTTSSKFELWVMNDVDSTWANTHSFTLDLKWDIFYHTLNIFDDGKILMVNPFSQLIIYDVSKSSYETLNISFPKHFHRFFKKNCVQFVETLVSPLDVCFSRWGGREKKSKQDKMKNLLMQCFNLIDYNVI from the coding sequence ATGGCCGTCACCTTTCTACCTGATGAGATTATTATCAATATACTTGCTAGGCTTCCAGCAAACTCGTTGGTACGGTTTCGGTGCGTATCCAAGTATTGGCATTGTATGCTTATGGAGCCGTACTTTATGAATTTGAGATCACGCAAAGGCATCATTCTCCCTATAAACAAGGAATACTTACACTTCATAGACGTCGACAATAATAATTATACGACATTCAAGCGTCGGTATCCGTTAGAGTACAGTACAGGAGCCAGAGTTATTGGATCGTTCAATGGGTTAGTCCTAATGGTCACTCTAAATGAATACTTCACTCTAAATGCTTTCGTTTTATACAATCCTTTTACTGGCGAGTTTAAGAAACTTTTAGATCCTCCTACTCAGATTATTAGTTGTAAGAGCGGATTTGGGTTTGGCTACGGTGGTACTACTCCCACTGAAGACCTTAAAATTGTTAAGTTCACGAGTTGTCGTGATATTTGCGAGGTCTACGACTTTAAAACGAATTCGTGGAGCTCACAGAGTTCGAAAAAATACGACATCAACTGCATTACGTTTGCCTATCCCGTGGGTACGTTTTCAAATGGAAATTTGTATTGGATTAGATCGGAACATGTGTTGCTTGCCTTTGGTGTTAAAGATATGGTTCTTTCTGAGATAGTTCTACCTCGCGGTTCCAATTTTATTGGAGATATAGGTACGATAAACGGATGCCTTTGTGCGCTCAAGATGACCACTTCATCTAAATTCGAGTTGTGGGTGATGAATGATGTTGACTCTACGTGGGCGAATACTCATTCATTTACGTTAGATTTAAAATGGGACATCTTTTACCACACTCTTAATATCTTTGATGATGGAAAAATTCTTATGGTGAATCCCTTTAGTCAACTCATTATTTACGACGTTTCGAAAAGCTCTTATGAAACGCTTAATATTTCTTTCCCGAAACACTTTCACCGGTTCTTTAAAAAAAACTGTGTACAGTTTGTGGAGACATTGGTTTCACCTTTAGATGTCTGTTTTTCGAGATGGGGTGGAAGAGAAAAGAAGTCAAAACAAGATAAAATGAAAAACTTGCTAATGCAATGTTTTAACTTGATTGATTATAACGTTATTTAG